Genomic segment of Prionailurus viverrinus isolate Anna chromosome B4, UM_Priviv_1.0, whole genome shotgun sequence:
tccgGCCACGTCCCCCGAGCCGAATCCTGTCCAGAAGGAGGCTTGGGAATTCAGGGGGCAGGACCGGTCCCACAGCTGTGGTCTCCCCCATCCTCTGTTCGGGATGGGGCCTCAGAGGTTCCCCGCGGGCCGGCTGCTAGGGCGATGGGGTGGCCCCTGCCAGTGTCCCCATCTTGCCACAGCTCTGGGTCCCGCTGCTGTAGCCAGGTTtccccggtgggggggggggagggggagggctggagCTGCCCCCCATTCTGCGGCCCCCCTGTCTGTTTGGGGCCCGAAACGCTGGGGAAACGCGGGGGGCCGAAGAGGAGGGCAAAGCTGCCGGCTGAGCAGGAGAGGAAGTGAGCCCTGGGGCAACAGGAAGGAGGCCCGGCTGGCTTCTCCAGGGGCCCCGTCCCGCGTGGGGTGAGCCCGGCCCCTGCCCAGAAGGAGCACACGAAGGGGGCCCTCGCGTGCCGGCCCCTCCCATGCCGACGTGCGCAGTGAGGCCCCCAAAGCGCAGAGAGGCTGAGCCCGCCGAGCCCCACCCTGGACAGCCTCGTTCCGCGTCGGGCCAGGCGGGGCCAGGCCGCCCCCCGAGAGCCAGGCCCCCGTGGAGTGGCAGCCGAGCCTGGGGGATGCCGCCATGCCAGCGTGGTCCCCGCGTCGGAAGGCTGGTGGTGCCACTCCGTGCCCACCTGTCTCGGGCTCAGGGACCTGGAAGGGACAGATCCGGTGCCCCCCTCGCCCTGCCCCCGCGGGAACTCAGGCACCGTAGATGTCACCCGTCAGTGGATTCGCCTCAGCCAGCCCTGCCATACGCCCACCCCGGGCATCCCTCTGGAGCTTAACTCCAGGGTTTCCCGGATCTTGACAAGCCCTCTGCCGCgggcctccctccacccctgcgTCCCGCCAGAATGGGCCCCACGGCCTACTTCTCATCAGGGAGACCCGTGTCCTTGCCTAGGCAGCCCCCGCCCGCTCCCGGTGCCTCATGGTCGGGAAGGAACGACGGCCCAGAGCCAGCGTGGGGCTCCTCGGATGGTGATGCCCCCTGTCCCCTGCATCCCCCAGGGCCGGCAAGGCAGAAATGGAGCCGGAGTCCTTGTACAACCTGCTGCAGCTCCCGAAGGCGGTGGGCCGGCCGGCGGAGGAGGAGCTCCCACAAGGTGCCGGGCCCAAGTGGGGCTGGGGGGTCCgggcagggcggaggggcgggtCTGCGGGCAGGTCGGGGCCCTGCCTTGCTTCCCAGGTTGTTAACTGAACACCCAGTTTGTGCGGCCCCTGCCTATGCCTTCTGCTTTATCCTTGACAACTCCCACCCCCGCTTCTGGAAGCTTTGGCAGGTACCCCCATACCGCTCATAACCACACATCTCGCGTTTGAGGATGACACTGGTAACGCGATATTAACTGCTCCTACGTGCTGTGCACGTCCTACAAGCTGCACCTCGTTTATTGCTCTGAGGGTAGGCGTTCCTGCCTCCCTTGTGTGcgcgaggaaactgaggcccagtgaatAATGTAGCAGTGGCAGGTGACTCCGTTGACGCGGAGGAGCTGGGGTTGGGGACCCAAGGAGGGGAACCCCAGCATTCAGGTTCCCCTCCCGCCATGCCCTACTGGCAGATATCTGCAGACATCCGACTTGGCGGGGGATGGGGGTTATCGATCTGCTTCCTTCACTCGTGTGGGTCCCTTTAAATAGTGGGTGGgcacaagggcgcctgggtgactcagacttcggctcgggtcacgatgtccgtgagttcaagccccgtgttgggctctgtgctgatagctcagagcctagagcctgctttggattccgtgtccccctctctctgcccacccccctcaaatataaataaacatgaaaaaaaattttttttcatgtttatttatatttgagagagacagagacagaatgcgagtgggttggggcagagagagagggaggcacggaatccgaagcagctccaggctctgagctgtcagcacagagcccgatgcagggctcaaactcacgaaccgcgagatcatgacctgagccgaagtcagaggctcaaccgactgagccacccaggcgccccccaaaatttttttaaaaagtgggtggGCATGGGACGGGGCAATTCAATGGGTGTGGGTCCCCCTTTTAGCAAGCCCGTTTTCTGAGCTCGGGGAATTTGTGGCCACTGCCCCTGAAACCTCCCTTCCCAAGGAGATGTTTGGAAAGGACAACGCAGGTACCCAAAGCTGTCAATCCCCCTGTTACAGAAAAGAGGCGAATCAGGAAGCAAGCCAAATGTCCCGCTCAGCAAGGGCGTTAAGTGAACTCACTAGAATTTATGGAACCTTTAAGACATAAATATGATGACGGAGGAAAAGTGTGACATAGTTGAAACCTAAGAGCAGAACGCAACTTGAGCTAGACCCTGTGAACACAGCCTGAATTTTAAGATGGGCCATGTGGCCGAGAGACCCCGGAGCAGCGAGCGAGACCCGGGGGGCCGGGCAGGCATTGCCCAGAGTCGAGAAGCTGACTTCCTTAACTGCCTGGTGCTCTGTGTTTATAGATGGTTTAACGCTGGAAAGCATCGCGAGCAAAATTGCTGTTAGCGGTGGAGcttggttatttgaaaaaatatttattttttgttttgcagtGGATTTAGAAATACTCAAAGTACTGGCAGGCGCAGCTGGAACATGGGATGATTCAGAGCGGCAGGAAACCTGCTCCAGGAAGGagctggcggggggtgggggtggggtatcGCCGGAGGCTTTCACCCACCCACTCACTCCCCACACATGGGTCCAGAGACTGCCCGGGCCCAGCGTGTTACATACCCCCGCCTCTTGTCAGGAGATACGGGGCCGGGGAGAACTTGAAGGTTTTCAGATCATCTAGGAAAAGTCTCCAGCCGCGTCGTGGGAAGACAGAGGCATTGCATTTTGTGAACCTGGGCAAGGCAGTGCCCCCCGTGctgactcagtttcccccatgTTCATCGAGGCTAGATCCTCTCGGCCCTGCCATTTGTGGGTGCTGCGAGTCTGAGGCATCGGGAAGCTGCTGACCAGAGGGTCAGCCAGGGTGGTCTCGGCATCCTGCCCGTGCCAGGGAGCCAGACAGACTGGGGTGAAATCCGCCGTGGCCCCCTGGTACCCGGCCCCTGGGCTCGTGCGAGCCCCTCTGCTTAAGTACGTGGGTAGAATTGCCAAATAAAACACAGGACACCCAGTTAACATTTGAATTTGAGGCAGGAAACAGTTTTCCAGGTGAACTGTGTCCCCAAAATATATTGTTGTGCCTGAGGATGAGCTGGTGCTCATGAGGGGAACCCAGAGGGAAGGGCATTTGGGGTGTGGCTGGAACAGCACGGGCAAAGAAACAGGTGTGGAGGACGAAGCGTGTCTGGGAGGACCAAGTCTCTTTAGATGTTTGAtgctcagggtgtgtgtgtgtgtgtgtatctgtgtgtgcgtgtgcgtgtgcacgcgtgtgtatCAGTGACCGTGTCTGTGGATCTGTGTGGGCGCGCGTGTGATGCAGCAGGACCCAATTCCCCGGGTGTCGAGGTGCCAGGCTGCCCAGCCCCCCCGCAGGGACCCCACACGCGTGTCATGCTCGCCTCTGCTTCcaggagaaaagaagaagtaCCTGCCACCCACCTCGCGGGGGGACCCCAAATTTGGAGAGCTGCAGAAGGTACAGCTCCTTCCgcggtctcccccccccccactgctttCTCTGGGGGCAGTCTTTCCGTCCCCTTGGGGCTGGGTCTGTCCCgctcctcccctctctgaccTCCGCCTGGCGGGTGGTGACCCTGCAGGTCCCCGGGAGACCTGTTGAATGGCTACGTGAGggaacatttattgggcaccgaCTGCGTGCCTTTACGTAGATGATCCCCACAAGCCTCACGACGGTTGAGAGGGATCGGCCGTCCTGAATCCCATGAAGTGAGTAGGAGGCTCAGAGGGGTGACCTGGCCTGTGGGGGACACAAGGCCGGCCAGCAGAGTTTGACCCAGGCCCCAAAACTTGTGCACTTGCCCCTGCTCGGCTGCCCACGGCAGTGGAGAGCTGGCAAAAGGGGCAGAACGGGGGGTGAGTCGCCCGGGCCCCCCGCGTCTCTCCTTGGCTGGGAGGCTGCCGCTGCACCTGCTGGACCAGCTCGGTATAGGCAGGTTCAGGCCTCCGTTTTCGTCTGCCTTATTGCTCCAGTCTCCACGTGGCCTTTCTGGTGCCTCCTCCAGGGAGGCCTCCTGGCCTGCACCACCTTCCATCCCCCCAGGCTGTGGCCGTTTTCccgttccttcctctctccctcccgttCCCTGGCTCCCTCCATCCCGCCTTCCCCACCGTCAGGCACTGGGACCCGAGTAGAACCAGCGAGGCCCTTCCTGGAAACCTGACGGGGTGCCGACACGTCCTAGTTGGGGCTCCTCCTGGAGCTTACCCTGAGAAGGATTTGGGTGCAGGTAGTGAgccaggagaaaggaaagcaagtGGGCGGGCCCCTCCGGGAGCAGGTGCAGAGACGGAGTAGCTGGGTCCCAAGTCCGGAGTAGCCGGCGCTGCTCCCTTAAAGGCACGGGGCTCTGCTTCCTGTGCTCCCGGCCTGTTGAACCCAGGCGGGGACGGACGCCCTGGCAAAGGTGCAGAGGGGAGCAGGGGTGTGCGCCTCAGTCGTTGAGTCTGGGGGATCAGGTGGGACCCCAGCAGCCCCTGTGTGGGTGTCCTGGGGCTGGTGCCACCGAGTACCATGAGCCAGGTGGCTTAAAGCAAGGGGAGTTGAAGGTCTCCCAGCCCATAGGCCGGAAGTCCTCAATCGAGGTGTGGGCAGCGTGGGTCCCTCCCGGAGGTTCCGAGAGGGAACGCATCCCAGCCTCTTGCCCGGCGTCAGGCGGCTCCGGTGACCCTTGGCGCCCCTTGGCGCCTAGACTCGCCACTCGGGTCTCTGCCTCCCTTGTCACGGGACCTCCTCTGTGTTTCCAAAGTCAcgtccctcctctccttctgggctCTCCCCAGAAGTGCCTACTTAGATCCAGATTTCTTCCAACAGCCTCTTCAGGGCAATTCAGGCCTTTCCTGTCGAAGGCCTTCAAAACTCTTCCCATTATCCGGTTCCACGGCCACCTCCCCACTCTCGGGTACTTGTTATGGTGGCCTTCTGGGACCAGCACCTTGCACAGGAcaaacagcaccccccccccccccccagggctcaGGTTCCTGCTGAAGAGAAGCAGAGGGTCTTTGGGAAGTCAGActgagagggcagggagggcttcccagaggaggtgacgTTTGACCTGGCCTTGAAGGTTGGTATAGGAGCTGGCGGGTGGGAGGAGGGCCTTGCGGGTCAGAGCTGAGCCAGGTGGGGGACCCGGTGAGGAGTGGTCCCGGGTCAGCCATCCCCTTGGGGTCTTCAGGTGCTGATGGAGTGGATCAATGCCAAGCTCCTCCCAGAGCACATCGTGGTCCGCAGCCTGGAGGAGGACATATTCGATGGGCTCATCTTGCACCACCTTTTCCGTAAGCGGCTGCTCCCAGGGTACATGGGCCTGCGCCCCAGCACCTCTGccccccccagcctggccccttcAGGCCCCAGGGGTGGACTCCTCGACAGCCGCCCCCTCCCCGTCACCATTGTGATGTCGGGTTTGGTCTGCGCACCTCCCTTCTGCCCACAAAGCTGTGAGGTCCCAGAGGGCAGGGGTGCCCCTGATTCTGGTCCTCGGCTGACCTGGGGCCTGGCTCAACAGCACCCTTTGGTAGTTGGACAGAACGATCCTGCCAGCCCCTTCCGGAACACCTGCCAAGGAGCAGGTGTGGTTAATCCTCAGAAAAACCCTATcctcttattatccccattttatggatgaggaaaatgaggctcagagaggcctcGTCACTTGTCCAGCGTCTTGCAGTGGGGAAGGCGGGGGAGTCAGGGTCTGAGCTTAGGAGTCTAGGCCACCCCGCCTTGCGAAAAGGAAGTGTACGTAGCTGAGCAGAAGGCTAAGGTCAAGGTGAGGTGGGCCAGTGGAGGGCGTCTCGGAGGGCCGGGGCTCGCTCGGGTCACAGGGCTTTTGGCggtggaggggagcctgggggggcacggtcctcacccctccctccctctcctgcctttcTCGGCCTCTCCCCCCGACTCCCTCCTGggccctctcccactctcctgcCCTCAGAGATGCTGACCGGGCTCCGGCTGGACGTGGAGGAGATGGCTCTCACGGTCCCCAACCAGAGGCGCAAGCTGGAGGCCGTCCTGGAGGCAGTCAACCGCAGCCTGCAGGCAGAAGACCAGCCGCTCAAGTGGAGCGTGGACGGTACGTGGGACCCCGGCTGGGGCGGGGTCCCCGGGAGGGCGGGGGAGCCTGGGTCCCTGTGCAGCACCGGCCTcttgtttcctctgcctctggggtgggggcaccCTGGGGGCTTCCGGGGAGCCTCCCGTGCAAAGTCGTGCACCCCGTTGAGGGCCAAGAGCCCTACACGCTTCTGCGTCCCGGAGGTGTCGCCGCAGCAAAGCCCGCGGCCGTGTAACGGCATAAACGCGGTCAATGAGGCCCCTACTGTTTGAGCTCCAAGCACCACGAGCTCCCACGTATCTCGTCAGATGGGTGCTACCGGTCTCGTTTCGTTAATTGATTTAAGCTCTACCCGCGGTGCCTGCTTTGGAGCGAATGGGAGCGAGCAAAGCCCCCACTCTgatctccgccccctcccccatcttccagatgagaaaactgaggctgaaggGGTTGAGTGCCTTCTCCGAGATTGGGAGGTGGTGATGTAACAGTTTTCAAGCCCAGTTTTTGTTGGGTTGCGTGCCTTCACCGCTGCATTTAACGTCCCGCATTCAACAACTGATGGGCACAACGTTGGCCCTGAATTAAGCCACACTCATCTGAAGCCAACAGTTTCTTGCACTGGGGCCCCCAGTGTAGGGCCTCGAGCGGCTCAAAATTGTAAAGAGTGGCTGTCTCTGTGTCGAAAGCCCCGTCCACTTGGGGAATTGTGCCCGTGGGCTGTATTCGCAGAGCAGGGTGTTGAGAGCACAGGGTGGCTTTTTGGGTTCCGAATAAGTATCTCCAGCCCTCTGCCTTCCAGGAGGCTGGAGGCAGATCTCCTTGGTCTTCAGAGGGTTGTTGGGACAATACGGAGCCCTCCGTGTGGCCCCGGGTATCGGTGGCCCCTTCCGCTCTGACctgtgccctctcccctcccagccaTCTTCAACAAGGACCTGCTGGCCACCTTGCATCTCCTCGTGGCCCTGGCCAAGCGCTTCCAGCCTGACCTGCCCCTCCCGACCAATGTCCAGGTGGAGGTGATCACCATGGAGGTAcggggctgggtgctggggggaCCCCTGTGTACAGGCTGAGCATCTTGGGTCCATGTCACCGTACCCTGGATTAGGGGGTGCTGcgtggggaggggctgagccaGGATGTTTTCTTAGGAGCCTCAAGATACATCACATCCCTCCAGGACTGCAGAGGGGCCTGGGCTGGAGCTGTGGGTGGAGATATTGAGAGTCCGTGGTGGCGGGGGGCCTAGGGTCACATGGTCACGTGGTCACATGGGCCATAAGTGGTCATCTATCTGTTCAGGGCCTTTCAGGAGCCTTCATAGTTTTGGCCCGGGCCACTGCGGTGTTGTCCCTCATTCACCAACGATGGCTGTGACCGTGCAAGGGAGCCTTCTCGTTTCTCCACCTGCAGGGTCCCCTTGCTCTAGCATATGCACGACTGGTGCTGAAGTTCATGTCCCCGGAGCCCATGGCTTCTCCCTCAGGCAGAGTCTGAGCATCCCAAATGGGGCCCCCACCTTCTCCTGCTCCCCATTGCTCCCTCCCCCAACTTCTGAGTGCCTGATGAGCCAGGGGGCTTCCCGTCTTGGAGCTTACGTTTCACTCAGATGAAATCATTCTTACTTCTCTCAAAACCGTTGATTAAAATTCTCCACTAAGCAGTGTCATGACTTTGTTTATACTTCTTATATAAATCAGAGGTgacttcattccttcattccttcactcattcacttattcattaatccatccacccacctacccacccacccatccatttacCCATACATCCATCTGTCCCTTcaccatccatctatccatccacccatccacccactcatccatccatccatcaacccacctacccacccaccaatccatccacccatccatccacccatccatccatccatccatccagtcattATTCATTTGTCATTCAGATCAACACATGTTTATTGACTCCCTGTGAGCCAGGGACTGAGTGAGACTCTGGGGATATCTGGGGAACAAGACAGACATTGTCCCCATCCTCATGGGGCCCAAGGCTCATGAGCAAGAAAGACAGTTGAGCCAGGCCATGGTGATGAGCACCGTCCAGGAGCCGCCCCGAGGAGGGAAAGAGGTAGAGTGAGCTTGGTTTTGGGGCTGCGCTGGCCACTACAGTCTTTCAGTGGCTGCTGGCGTGGGTCCCCGAGTTTTCTGGGATTACTCAATTTcttccctgtttttctttcttagagcACCAAAAGTGGTCTGAAGTCGGAGAAGTCGATGGAACAGCTCACTGAATGCAGGTGAGGGAAGACTCAGGGCTTGCAGCACAGGCCGAGCTATATTATTTAGGGAATGGGTAGCAGGGCTTGAAGCTGGGGACAGAGCTGCCCGCCCTTTGTGGGAGGGACCCTCACATCTCGCCAGCTTCCTCTCAGCCCCCAGAGGGCCTCGCTGACCCCTCAGCCCTGCCGGGCGCCTTTCCATCTTGCTGGGCCTCGCAGGGCATGGCCCTGGCTGTTaggcatgccccccccccccgccccctgccagcTCGTTTGTCCTCTGCACAAAAGCAAGCAGAGTTGGGGACAGAAGGGGCTGTGGCTCCCAGTCATGAGGTCACACTATCGCCATTGTGGGCCAGGAGGAATCTAGACCTGGGGTCACAGGACCCCGATGCCATGTCGCTTCCCAGAGCCTGGTGGCCGAGGGCTGGAGCCAAGGGCACCAGACACCAGCATTTATAGAGCACCTAGTGTGTGCGGGGCGGGAGGCTCTGTCCTTGCGTGTCCACGACAGCCAGCTGCTTACCTTTCGTGCATCTGGACAAGCAGGTTGCTCGGCTAAtgggctcttccctctgccctcctggagGTAAAGCCTGGCTCTCTGTTTCAGGCTGCCCTCTCTACCCTGCACAGCCCAGTCCCCTGTTGAGGGCCTTGGTCGCAGGGCCCACCCGGCCCTCCTGGGACAGCTTGGCCCGCTTTGGGCCCAGAGCCTTGCTTCGAAGGGGTGTGGCTGGGGTGGAAAATTTGACACAAGGTCGAAGACAAACCATTCAGaacaagagaaacagagtgaaagaagccagacgcagAAGAGAGCGTGATTTCATTACACGGGCTCCCAGAATAGGCTAAACCAGTTCACGGCGGGAGGAATCAGGGCAGGGGTGatctttggtggggggggggggagcgggggcgggggagagcaCATGGGGGTGCCGGGAAGGGTCCATATCTTGTTGGGTGCTGATCACACAGGTGCGTGCATATGGAAAAACACACGTGCCTTAATTGTACAATTTGTGTGCTTTATGTATGACACCGCCCACCCGAACTAAAACAACCACAGAAATGACAAAATCCAGACATAACTAGGTGTGGAAGCCTCCAGGGTGGGGTGTGGGCCTCTTTCTGCCCGCGCCCTGTGCAAGGGCCCTGCCTGCTTACGAACTGCAGGGAAGAAGGGAGCTCGCCCGTGTCTCTGTCAACCTTGCTAGTGCTGAGTCTTGTCGTAGTAAGAAACTACAGGTCTGAGGATATTTTTTAACCACGTGTTTACCTTTCTCCCCCCCTGCAACTGTCCCTTTAGCACAGACAAGGACCCAGCTACCAGTGAGTACTTTTCCCACCGGGTGTGTGTTAAAACAGACGGGAGGATGAAGGGTCACTTGCTGGGTGTTCTCTGCTCTTGCCTCTGCGCCCCACTACTTGTATCTCGAGCCTTCCTCTGCTCCGTTTGCCCCTTCTTCTCTCCGTCAGTCCGTCCCAGGATCGGGCTGTTTCCTCTCACGATAGTGCTCGAACGGCAGGGAGAGGTTTACAGTTCCCGCCGGTGGTCATGGTGGAGTTGTTATGAACGTGTGGGCTCTGAAGCCACATGGCCCGGGTTCAGACACTAACGTGTCCTCTTGTTAGCcatgtgaacttgggcaagtgaCGTAACTTGTCTGtgtctcagctttctcatctgtaaaatgagattgaTAACGGCGCCCACCTCTTGGACTGGGGAGGAGGGTTAAAAGATGACTTGTGAATGTGTTTAGCCCAGAGTGGGTGCCCCATAGTGACTGTGCAGTGGCGTGGCCACTTCTTTTGTGACAGACATCTTCCCCTATTGAGGGATTGGTCCATCCatgtcttctttcattcattcactcagttgGCCTAGTTggctgttcatccatccatccatccacctacccacccaccaatgtatccttccatccatccatccatccaccaatccatctgtccatccacccacccaaccaccaatccatccatccatccatccatccaccaatccatctgtccatccacccacccaaccaccaatccatccatccatccatccatctatccatccacctacccacccaccaatccatccatccatccatccatccatccatccatctatccatccacctacccacccaccaatccatccatccatccatccatccatccatccacctacccacccaccaatccatccatccatccatccatccatccatccatccatccaccaatccatccatccatccatccatccatccatccatctacctacccaccaatctttccatccatccatccatccattcaccaatccatctgtccatccacccacccaaccaccaaaccatccatccatccattcaccaatccatccatctatccaccaaTCTATTTGGCCATCCATACACCAGTCCacatcatccacccacccacccacccacccaccaaatTACCCATCCGTCCACCCACCCACCAATCCATCTGTCCCCACACACGCCCACCagtccatccatcatccatccatcctaacATGATTTTCCTCCCTGAACCCTCCCCACTTAGAACACAGATCTGTATGGGCAGGGGGTTCCATGAGGGGTGCTTCACCTGCAAAGGAGGAAATAATGACCTTTGAGGGACTTCTGAGAACAGGCTGAGGGAAGATgagtggg
This window contains:
- the PARVG gene encoding gamma-parvin isoform X2, whose protein sequence is MEPESLYNLLQLPKAVGRPAEEELPQGEKKKYLPPTSRGDPKFGELQKVLMEWINAKLLPEHIVVRSLEEDIFDGLILHHLFQMLTGLRLDVEEMALTVPNQRRKLEAVLEAVNRSLQAEDQPLKWSVDAIFNKDLLATLHLLVALAKRFQPDLPLPTNVQVEVITMESTKSGLKSEKSMEQLTECSTDKDPATKDVFDELFKLAPEKVNAVKEAIVNFVNQKLDRLGLSVQNLDTQFADGVLLLLLIGQLEGFFLHLKEFYLTPTSPAEMLHNVTLALELLKDEGLLSYPINPEDIVNKDTKSTLRVLYSLFRKHKLKENADGTPRGSPN
- the PARVG gene encoding gamma-parvin isoform X1 produces the protein MAARAGKAEMEPESLYNLLQLPKAVGRPAEEELPQGEKKKYLPPTSRGDPKFGELQKVLMEWINAKLLPEHIVVRSLEEDIFDGLILHHLFQMLTGLRLDVEEMALTVPNQRRKLEAVLEAVNRSLQAEDQPLKWSVDAIFNKDLLATLHLLVALAKRFQPDLPLPTNVQVEVITMESTKSGLKSEKSMEQLTECSTDKDPATKDVFDELFKLAPEKVNAVKEAIVNFVNQKLDRLGLSVQNLDTQFADGVLLLLLIGQLEGFFLHLKEFYLTPTSPAEMLHNVTLALELLKDEGLLSYPINPEDIVNKDTKSTLRVLYSLFRKHKLKENADGTPRGSPN